A single genomic interval of Musa acuminata AAA Group cultivar baxijiao chromosome BXJ3-4, Cavendish_Baxijiao_AAA, whole genome shotgun sequence harbors:
- the LOC135636350 gene encoding LRR receptor-like serine/threonine-protein kinase IOS1, with protein MALYHQTYQLTDKSDVYSFGIVLLELITGRPPIVPGLGNIHIMLWIAPSLSSGNIDEIVDENLQGKCNPTSAWKILELALTCTADKGSQRPTMFQVVMQLKSCLEQEIDSYKSENIYSKGFNVSQETASDIGGPFGPSAR; from the exons ATGGCACT GTACCATCAAACTTACCAACTCACCGACAAGAGTGATGTGTATAGCTTTGGTATAGTTCTGTTGGAGCTTATCACAGGAAGACCTCCGATTGTGCCTGGTCTGGGAAACATTCACATCATGCTGTGGATCGCCCCAAGTCTTTCCTCGGGGAACATAGATGAAATTGTTGATGAAAATCTACAAGGAAAATGCAACCCTACTTCTGCATGGAAGATCCTGGAATTAGCTCTCACGTGCACAGCAGATAAAGGCAGCCAGAGACCAACAATGTTTCAAGTAGTGATGCAGCTGAAGAGCTGCTTGGAGCAAGAGATTGATTCTTACAAGAGCGAGAACATATATAGTAAAGGTTTTAATGTAagccaagaaactgcatctgatatAGGAGGACCATTTGGTCCTTCTGCCAGATAA